The proteins below come from a single Mustela nigripes isolate SB6536 chromosome 14, MUSNIG.SB6536, whole genome shotgun sequence genomic window:
- the ANKRD34A gene encoding ankyrin repeat domain-containing protein 34A, whose product MLHTEGHALLRAVGQGKLRLARLLLEGGAYVNEGDAQGETALMAACRARYDDPQNKARMVRYLLEQGADPNIADRLGRTALMHACAGGGGAAVASLLLAHGADPSVRDHAGASALVHALDRGDRETLATLLDACKAKGTEVIIITTDTSPSGTKKTRQYLNSPPSPGVEDPAPAPPSPGVCTSPSEIQLQTAGGGGGGGGGGEGGGGGGGGGGGGGRGLLSPRAQEEEEKRDVFEFPLPKPPDDSSPSEPLPKPPRHPPKPLKRLNSEPWGLVAPPQPVPPAEGRPGIERLTAEFNGLTLTGRPRLSRRHSTEGPEDPPPWAEKVTGGGPLSRRNTAPEAQESGPPSGLRQKLSRMESVELDTPGSICPDSPECSRLSLERRRYSASPLTLPPAGSAPSPRQSQESLPGAVSPLSGRRRSPGLLERRGSGTLLLDHIAQTRPGFLPPLNVSPHPPIPDIRPQPGGRAPSLPAPPQAGAPGSPRTKRKLVRRHSMQTEQIRLLGGFQSLGGPGEPGR is encoded by the coding sequence ATGCTGCACACCGAGGGCCACGCTCTTCTTCGGGCCGTGGGTCAGGGTAAGCTACGCTTGGCCCGTTTGCTTCTGGAGGGAGGCGCCTACGTGAATGAGGGTGATGCCCAGGGGGAGACTGCACTAATGGCGGCCTGTCGGGCCCGTTACGACGACCCCCAGAACAAGGCGCGCATGGTTCGCTACCTCCTGGAGCAAGGTGCGGACCCCAACATCGCAGACCGCCTGGGGCGCACCGCGCTGATGCACGCTTgcgccgggggtgggggcgccgCCGTGGCCTCGCTGCTCCTTGCCCACGGTGCAGACCCCTCTGTGCGAGATCACGCGGGCGCCTCGGCGCTTGTTCACGCCCTGGACCGTGGGGACCGCGAGACTCTTGCCACGCTGCTGGACGCCTGTAAGGCCAAGGGCACCGaggtcatcatcatcaccaccgaCACCTCGCCCTCGGGAACCAAGAAGACACGGCAGTATCTCAATTCCCCACCGTCCCCGGGGGTGGAGGACCCTGCTCCCGCTCCTCCTAGCCCCGGGGTCTGCACGTCGCCTTCCGAAATCCAACTGCAgactgcaggaggaggaggaggagggggaggtggaggagaaggaggaggaggaggaggaggaggaggaggaggaggaggacggggGTTGCTATCCCCTCGCgctcaggaagaagaggagaagcgGGACGTATTCGAATTCCCTCTTCCTAAGCCCCCTGATGACTCCTCCCCTTCTGAGCCGCTCCCCAAGCCACCCCGTCACCCTCCAAAACCACTCAAAAGGCTCAACTCCGAGCCCTGGGGCCTAGTGGCCCCTCCTCAACCAGTCCCACCCGCGGAAGGGAGGCCGGGGATCGAGCGCCTGACTGCGGAATTCAACGGCCTGACCCTGACCGGTCGACCCCGTCTTTCCAGGCGTCACAGCACTGAAGGTCCGGAGGATCCGCCCCCGTGGGCGGAGAAAGTGACGGGTGGGGGTCCTCTCTCTCGCCGAAACACTGCGCCAGAAGCTCAGGAGTCTGGTCCGCCGTCAGGGCTGAGGCAGAAACTGAGCCGCATGGAGTCGGTGGAGCTCGATACCCCCGGAAGTATTTGCCCCGACTCGCCGGAGTGCAGCCGCTTGTCCCTGGAGCGCCGCCGATACAGCGCCTCCCCGCTGACCCTCCCTCCAGCCGGCTCGGCTCCCTCCCCGCGCCAGTCCCAGGAGAGTCTGCCCGGGGCTGTATCTCCGCTGAGCGGACGGAGGCGGAGTCCCGGGCTGCTGGAGCGGAGGGGCTCGGGGACGTTGCTCCTGGACCACATCGCGCAAACGCGGCCTGGTTTCCTGCCTCCGCTCAACGTCAGCCCCCACCCTCCCATCCCCGATATTCGCCCCCAGCCCGGAGGTCGGGCGCCTTCgctgcccgcccctccccaggCGGGGGCGCCAGGCTCTCCTAGGACCAAACGCAAGTTGGTGAGGCGCCACTCAATGCAGACTGAGCAGATCCGCCTGCTAGGGGGCTTCCAGAGTCTAGGCGGGCCAGGGGAGCCAGGGCGCTGA